Proteins from a single region of Dictyostelium discoideum AX4 chromosome 5 chromosome, whole genome shotgun sequence:
- the omt10 gene encoding O-methyltransferase family 2 protein has translation MEGVLSSLLASSLIVGFPSLIFVCSILIYYYLCVMKKKISSKDSLPPVIGVYIMRCIYSITQYWEMIIPQIKLYRISNDYIVFQCLSVVFTLKVMDYLKDGPKTIRELSQLTKSSEKNLFRVMRALTQEHIFNYNQSNQTFSLNSCSKLLTSPPPPSSSPFEQNGILSTNDEELGCIFSMLSYPTFIDAWRSLKECIESGVSGFQAKHGMTFFQYIDEKDTYIKKIFDSAMRQSYATKIHTQIINGYDFSKYKKVCDIGGGIGFLGFEIVNHNANTCVCVLELEETVRNGLEQSKVDEKKQRIIEEQRLVFKTGNMFIPRSIPSANLYIMMQVIHDWNNNDAIKILSSVASTMRMERNHTGQSPKLLIIDSILDDNINNDTYKRSCIPDIIMMAIVGGEERTLSQWGHIIKESGLQVLTIKKFNRPPFLSLIELTIQ, from the coding sequence atggaaggagtattatcatcattattagcatcatcattaattgtTGGATTTCcatcattaatatttgtatgttcaatattaatttattattatttatgtgttatgaaaaagaaaatttcaTCAAAAGATTCATTACCACCAGTGATTGGGGTATATATAATGAGATGTATTTATTCAATAACTCAATATTGGGAGATGATAATAccacaaattaaattatacaGAATTTCCAATGAttatattgtttttcaatGTTTATCTGTGGTTTTCACATTAAAAGTaatggattatttaaaagatggaCCTAAAACCATTAGAGAATTATCACAATTAACAAAATCAAgtgaaaagaatttatttagAGTAATGCGTGCTCTAACTCAAGAACATATTTTTAACTATAATCAAAGTAATCaaacattttcattaaattcatgTTCAAAACTATTAacttcaccaccaccaccatcatcatctccATTTGAACAAAATGGTATATTATCAACaaatgatgaagaattaGGATGTATATTTTCAATGTTAAGTTATCCAACATTTATTGATGCATGGAGATCATTAAAAGAATGCATTGAAAGTGGTGTTAGTGGTTTTCAAGCAAAGCATGGTATGACATTCTTTCAATATATTGATGAAAAAGATACttatattaaaaagatatttgaTTCTGCAATGAGACAAAGAATTATGCAACTAAAATACATACACAAATAATCAATGGTTATGATTTTTCAAAGTATAAAAAAGTTTGTGATATTGGTGGAGGTATCGGATTCCTTGGCTTTGAAATTGTGAATCACAATGCCAATACGTGTGTATGTGTATTAGAGTTGGAGGAGACTGTTAGAAATGGGTTAGAACAAAGTAAAGTAGATGAAAAGAAGCAACGTATAATTGAGGAACAAAGATTGGTTTTTAAAACTGGTAATATGTTTATACCAAGATCAATCCCATCTGCAAATCTTTACATTATGATGCAAGTTATTCATGATTGGAATAACAATGATGCAATTAAAATTCTATCATCTGTTGCATCAACTATGAGAATGGAGAGAAACCACACTGGTCAATctccaaaattattaatcattGATTCAATCCTTGAtgataatatcaataatgaCACCTACAAACGTTCATGTATACCTGATATCATAATGATGGCAATTGTAGGTGGTGAAGAAAGAACACTTTCACAATGGGGTCATATAATTAAAGAAAGTGGTTTACAAgttttaacaattaaaaaatttaatcgtccaccatttttatcattaattgaattaacaattcaataa
- a CDS encoding aminotransferase class-III, whose protein sequence is MITRGVIKNIKTTSVLINNSIKSTQCSFSSKVNYDEIYKKHLKISEKKFNKKEIIQTIKDNTLFSWNPTEAAANKALIMEKGEGVYFYDTDGKKYIDFNSQAMCSNLGHTVPEEVIKAIEEQLRSAAYAYPCSIVTPIKAKLSMLLADLFPGDINHFYYTSGGAESNETAMRMARLFTGRHKILARYRSYHGATLGAMTLTGDPRRWNSEPGASGVVHFMDPYPYSFKWGETEEQITEISLKYLRETISYEGAKNIAAIFIEPVTGTNGILKPPKGYLEGIRKICDETGILMVCDEVMNGFGRTGEMFGFMNSQEEVIPDIVTMAKGINGAYLPLGAVGCRDRIADHFKVNPIGIGSTYNSHPVTLASAYAALQYFLKNRVLDNVKTLEPVMKKHMEQLKQRHPTVKGYRSLGLFGIVELQKNSNGDPFIEYNGPPHPAMTKLSSDFVENGLYTLCRWSSFFTNPPLTINEKELKEGFEILDKSLTNLDKHFEK, encoded by the exons atgatCACAAGAGgtgttattaaaaatattaaaaccacatcagttttaattaataattcaattaaatcaactcAATGTAGTTTTTCATCAAAAGTTAATTATGAtg aaatttataaaaaacatttaaaaatttcagaaaaaaaatttaataaaaaagaaattattcaaacaattaaagataatacATTATTTTCATGGAATCCAACAGAAGCAGCAGCAAATAAAGCATTAATTATGGAAAAAGGTGAAggtgtttatttttatgataCAGATGGTAAGAAATATATTGATTTCAATTCACAAGCAATGTGTTCAAATCTTGGACATACAGTACCAGAGGAAGTTATTAAAGCAATTGAAGAACAATTGAGATCAGCTGCTTATGCTTATCCATGTTCAATTGTAACACCAATTAAAGCAAAGTTATCAATGTTATTAGCAGATTTATTCCCAGGTGATATCAACCATTTCTACTACACAAGTGGTGGTGCAGAGTCAAATGAAACCGCAATGAGAATGGCACGTCTTTTCACTGGTCGTCATAAGATTTTAGCACGTTATCGTTCCTACCATGGCGCAACATTGGGTGCAATGACATTAACAGGCGATCCACGTCGTTGGAATAGCGAGCCTGGTGCAAGTGGTGTTGTCCACTTTATGGATCCATATCCATACAGTTTTAAATGGGGTGAAACTGAAGAGCAAATCACAGAAATCTCACTTAAATATCTTCGTGAAACCATATCCTATGAGGGTGCCAAAAATATCGCTGCAATTTTCATTGAGCCTGTAACCGGCACCAATGGTATTCTCAAGCCACCAAAAGGCTATCTCGAAGGTATTCGTAAGATTTGCGACGAAACTGGCATTCTCATGGTTTGCGATGAAGTTATGAATGGATTCGGTAGAACTGGTGAAATGTTTGGTTTTATGAATAGCCAAGAAGAGGTAATTCCAGATATCGTCACAATGGCAAAAGGTATCAATGGTGCCTACCTCCCATTGGGTGCTGTTGGCTGTCGTGATCGTATTGCTGACCACTTTAAAGTCAACCCAATTGGCATTGGCTCAACTTACAATAGTCATCCAGTCACATTAGCATCAGCATATGCCGCATTACAATATTTCTTAAAGAATCGTGTATTGGATAATGTTAAAACTTTAGAACCAGTAATGAAAAAACATATGGAACAATTGAAACAACGTCATCCAACAGTCAAAGGTTACCGTTCATTAGGTTTATTCGGTATCGTTGAACTTCAAAAGAATTCAAATGGTGACCCATTCATCGAATACAATGGTCCACCACACCCAGCCATGACTAAACTATCCTCAGATTTCGTTGAAAATGGTTTATACACACTTTGCCGTTGGTCATCCTTCTTTACAAATCCACCATtaacaattaatgaaaaagaattaaaagaaggttttgaaattttagataaatctttaacaaatttagataaacattttgaaaaataa